The following coding sequences are from one Aeromicrobium duanguangcaii window:
- a CDS encoding glutamate synthase subunit beta — protein sequence MADPRGFMTTPRKVAERRPVEERVKDWNEVYPGGAGRALLPIISEQAGRCMDCGIPFCHQGCPLGNLIPEWNDLVWRDDWDDAIDRLHATNNFPEFTGRLCPAPCETACVVGINRDPVTIKNVEVAIADKAWEMHAVKPETPEWLTGKTIAVVGSGPAGLATAQQLTRAGHTVAVYERDDKAGGLLRYGIPEFKMEKSHVDRRINQMQREGTVFRTGVAVGEAITGQQLRERYDAVVLAIGSTVRRDLPAPGRELAGIHQAMDFLPQANRVAVGETVEDQILATGKDVVIIGGGDTGADCLGTSIRQGARSVTSLEIMPRPSEERADAHPWPTYPMIYRVASAHEEGGDRVYAVNTKEFVGDDDGHVSGLRISEVELIDGRFEEVAGTERVIPAQLVLFAMGFTGPQREGVVEQLGVDLDERGNIVRDLNYMSSVEGVFVAGDAGRGQSLIVWAIAEGRGAAAGVDAWLTGSTTLPTPIPPTARPLTV from the coding sequence GTGGCTGATCCCCGAGGTTTCATGACGACGCCCCGCAAGGTGGCCGAGCGCCGCCCCGTCGAGGAGCGGGTGAAGGACTGGAACGAGGTCTACCCCGGCGGCGCCGGGCGAGCCCTGCTGCCGATCATCTCGGAGCAGGCGGGCCGCTGCATGGACTGCGGCATCCCGTTCTGCCACCAGGGCTGCCCGCTGGGCAACCTGATCCCCGAGTGGAACGACCTGGTCTGGCGCGACGACTGGGACGATGCGATCGATCGCCTGCACGCGACGAACAACTTCCCGGAGTTCACCGGGCGGCTGTGCCCCGCGCCGTGCGAGACCGCCTGCGTCGTGGGCATCAACCGCGACCCGGTGACGATCAAGAACGTCGAGGTCGCGATCGCCGACAAGGCGTGGGAGATGCACGCCGTCAAGCCCGAGACGCCCGAGTGGCTGACCGGCAAGACGATCGCGGTCGTCGGCTCCGGCCCGGCCGGACTGGCGACGGCGCAGCAGCTCACGCGCGCCGGCCACACCGTCGCGGTCTACGAGCGTGATGACAAGGCCGGGGGACTGCTGCGCTACGGCATCCCCGAGTTCAAGATGGAGAAGTCGCACGTCGACCGTCGCATCAACCAGATGCAGCGCGAGGGCACCGTCTTCCGCACGGGCGTCGCCGTCGGCGAGGCCATCACGGGCCAGCAGCTGCGCGAGCGCTACGACGCGGTCGTCCTGGCGATCGGCTCGACCGTGCGTCGTGACCTGCCGGCGCCGGGCCGTGAGCTCGCGGGCATCCACCAGGCGATGGACTTCCTGCCGCAGGCCAACCGCGTCGCGGTCGGCGAGACGGTCGAGGACCAGATCCTCGCCACCGGCAAGGACGTCGTCATCATCGGCGGCGGCGACACCGGCGCCGACTGCCTGGGCACGTCGATCCGTCAGGGTGCCCGCTCGGTCACCAGCCTGGAGATCATGCCGCGACCGAGCGAGGAGCGGGCGGACGCCCACCCCTGGCCGACGTACCCGATGATCTACCGCGTCGCCTCCGCCCACGAGGAGGGCGGCGATCGGGTCTACGCCGTCAACACGAAGGAGTTCGTGGGCGACGACGACGGCCACGTCAGCGGCCTGCGCATCAGCGAGGTGGAGCTCATCGACGGTCGGTTCGAGGAGGTCGCCGGCACCGAGCGCGTGATCCCGGCGCAGCTCGTGCTGTTCGCGATGGGCTTCACGGGCCCGCAGCGCGAGGGTGTCGTCGAGCAGCTCGGCGTCGACCTCGACGAGCGCGGGAACATCGTGCGCGACCTGAACTACATGTCCAGTGTCGAGGGCGTCTTCGTCGCCGGTGACGCCGGTCGCGGCCAGTCGCTCATCGTGTGGGCGATCGCCGAGGGCCGTGGCGCTGCCGCGGGCGTCGACGCCTGGCTGACCGGCTCGACGACGCTGCCGACGCCCATTCCGCCCACCGCACGCCCCCTGACGGTGTGA
- a CDS encoding ABC transporter ATP-binding protein — protein sequence MPVDLNSAREALAALPNDPGVRKPDPIIVGDDITRTFGGLKAVDVQHVEIQRGVITALIGPNGAGKTTLFNLLTGFDVPDSGSWAFNDKPLAKVPAYKVARLGMVRTFQLTKVLSKLTVIENMRLGATGQLGEKFFPSIFKTFWRGQEDEITARADDLLTRFKLDAKREDFAGSLSGGQRKLLEMARALMVDPELIMLDEPMAGVNPALKQSLLGHVKSLRDEGRTVLFVEHDMDMVRDISDWVIVMAQGQIVAEGTPEAVMADQRVIDAYLGAHHDTDLTEMDESVLEAEVEAEIKAEEADS from the coding sequence ATGCCCGTTGACCTCAACAGTGCCCGCGAGGCACTGGCCGCCCTGCCCAACGATCCGGGAGTGCGCAAGCCCGACCCGATCATCGTGGGCGACGACATCACCCGCACCTTCGGCGGCCTCAAGGCCGTCGACGTCCAGCACGTCGAGATCCAGCGTGGCGTCATCACGGCGCTCATCGGACCCAACGGCGCGGGCAAGACGACCCTGTTCAACCTGCTCACGGGATTCGACGTCCCCGACAGCGGTTCGTGGGCCTTCAACGACAAGCCCCTGGCCAAGGTGCCGGCCTACAAGGTCGCCCGCCTGGGCATGGTGCGCACGTTCCAGCTGACCAAGGTGCTGTCCAAGCTCACCGTCATCGAGAACATGCGCCTGGGGGCCACCGGCCAGCTCGGCGAGAAGTTCTTCCCGTCGATCTTCAAGACGTTCTGGCGTGGCCAGGAGGACGAGATCACCGCTCGCGCGGACGATCTGCTCACCCGGTTCAAGCTCGACGCCAAGCGCGAGGATTTCGCCGGATCGCTGTCCGGCGGTCAGCGCAAGCTGCTCGAGATGGCACGCGCCCTCATGGTCGATCCCGAGCTCATCATGCTCGACGAGCCGATGGCCGGCGTGAACCCGGCCCTCAAGCAGTCGCTGCTGGGGCACGTGAAGTCGCTGCGCGACGAGGGCCGCACGGTCCTGTTCGTCGAGCACGACATGGACATGGTGCGCGACATCTCCGACTGGGTCATCGTCATGGCCCAGGGCCAGATCGTCGCCGAGGGCACGCCCGAGGCGGTCATGGCCGACCAGCGTGTCATCGACGCCTACCTGGGCGCCCACCACGACACCGACCTCACCGAGATGGACGAGTCCGTCCTCGAGGCCGAGGTCGAGGCCGAGATCAAGGCCGAGGAGGCCGATTCATGA
- a CDS encoding branched-chain amino acid ABC transporter permease, whose product MDIGNIIDAAFSNALGPQAIVFALAAIGLNIHFGYTGLLNFGQAGFMAVGAYGLAVAMVRLDLPLPAGIALGMVAALLLALVLGVPTLRLRADYLAIVTIAAAEILRLVFGAVETKKVFGGSNGLNGFTQTWNDLNPYTKGIDLGFASWGRNDLWAMTVGWVVVALCCLLTWALMRSPWGRVLRSIREDEDAVRSLGKNVFLYKMQALMLGGVIGGLGGIFFALKQGSVVPSDYSTNLTFFAYTALLIGGAARVLGPVIGSMIFWFLISGLGEFFSQATRGIDPLIPASVMTDTQASLIRYILMGLGLMLLMIYRPQGIFGDRREIALDAR is encoded by the coding sequence ATGGACATCGGCAACATCATCGACGCGGCGTTCTCCAACGCCCTCGGCCCGCAGGCGATCGTGTTCGCGCTCGCCGCGATCGGCCTGAACATCCACTTCGGCTACACCGGCCTGCTGAACTTCGGCCAGGCGGGCTTCATGGCCGTCGGCGCCTACGGCCTGGCCGTGGCCATGGTCCGGCTCGACCTGCCCCTGCCGGCCGGCATCGCGCTGGGCATGGTCGCCGCGCTGCTGCTCGCCCTCGTGCTCGGCGTACCGACCTTGAGACTGCGAGCGGACTATCTGGCGATCGTCACCATCGCGGCCGCCGAGATCCTGCGCCTGGTCTTCGGCGCCGTCGAGACCAAGAAGGTCTTCGGCGGCTCCAACGGACTCAACGGGTTCACGCAGACCTGGAACGACCTCAACCCCTACACCAAGGGCATCGACCTGGGCTTCGCCTCCTGGGGTCGCAACGACCTGTGGGCGATGACCGTCGGCTGGGTCGTCGTGGCGCTGTGCTGCCTGCTGACCTGGGCGCTCATGCGCAGCCCCTGGGGACGCGTGCTGCGCTCGATCCGTGAGGACGAGGACGCCGTGCGCTCGCTGGGCAAGAACGTGTTCCTGTACAAGATGCAGGCGCTCATGCTCGGTGGCGTGATCGGCGGCCTGGGCGGCATCTTCTTCGCCCTGAAGCAGGGCTCGGTCGTCCCGTCGGACTACAGCACCAACCTGACCTTCTTCGCCTACACGGCGTTGTTGATCGGTGGTGCGGCCCGCGTCCTGGGCCCCGTCATCGGCTCCATGATCTTCTGGTTCCTCATCAGTGGCCTCGGCGAGTTCTTCAGCCAGGCCACGCGTGGCATCGATCCGTTGATCCCGGCCTCGGTCATGACCGACACGCAGGCCAGCCTCATCCGCTACATCCTCATGGGCCTCGGCCTCATGCTGCTGATGATCTACCGACCTCAGGGGATCTTCGGCGACCGAAGGGAGATCGCGCTCGATGCCCGTTGA
- a CDS encoding ANTAR domain-containing response regulator has product MTESVQSTPPTPRVVIAEDEALIRMDLAEMLAEQGYEVVGEAADGQAAVDLAREHRPELVMMDIQMPGVDGITAASQIAAERIAPVVMLTAFSQRELVERASDAGAMAYLVKPFTASDLVPAIEMARSRYAELRALEAEVGDLHEQLATRKVVEQAKSVLQEALGLTEAQAFRWIQKTAMDVRLSMRQVAEAVMENGPSLQG; this is encoded by the coding sequence GTGACCGAATCAGTGCAGTCGACGCCCCCCACGCCGCGTGTCGTCATCGCGGAGGACGAAGCCCTCATTCGGATGGACCTCGCCGAGATGCTGGCCGAGCAGGGCTACGAGGTCGTGGGCGAGGCCGCCGACGGCCAGGCCGCCGTCGATCTCGCGCGCGAGCACCGTCCCGAGCTCGTGATGATGGACATCCAGATGCCCGGGGTGGACGGCATCACCGCCGCCTCGCAGATCGCGGCCGAGCGCATCGCGCCCGTCGTCATGCTGACGGCCTTCAGCCAGCGTGAGCTGGTCGAGCGAGCCAGCGACGCGGGGGCCATGGCCTACCTGGTCAAGCCGTTCACCGCCTCGGACCTGGTCCCGGCGATCGAGATGGCTCGGAGCCGGTACGCCGAGCTGCGGGCGCTCGAGGCCGAGGTGGGGGATCTGCATGAGCAGCTGGCCACCCGCAAGGTCGTCGAACAGGCCAAGTCGGTGCTGCAGGAGGCTCTCGGACTGACCGAGGCGCAGGCGTTCCGCTGGATTCAGAAGACGGCCATGGACGTGCGCCTCTCGATGCGTCAGGTGGCCGAGGCCGTCATGGAGAATGGGCCGTCGTTGCAGGGTTGA
- the pyk gene encoding pyruvate kinase: MRRAKIVCTLGPATDTAERILELAIAGMDVARLNMSHGEQSEQLKRLTRVRQAAEATGKAIAVLADLQGPKIRLGRFTDGPHELNFGDEFTITTRDVQGDRAVCSTTYSGLPGDVQAGDEILIDDGKVRLRAVQVTDTDVVTTVEVPGAVSNNKGINLPGVNVSVPAMSEKDIDDLRWALRADVDFIALSFVRNAADADEVRAIMDEEGIHRPIIAKIEKPQAVDNLDEIVDAFDGFMVARGDLGVELPLEDVPIVQKLIIEKARRNAKPVIVATQMLESMISAPRPTRAEASDVANAVLDGADAVMLSGETSVGRFPIQTVRIMSRIVASTEDHGLPRMASFTWEPKTTTGIICRAASQVAESVEAELMIAFTTTGDSARRMARYRSSIPVLAFTPDVLVRNQLAITWGVETFLTPQISHTDQIALQVDRELLGQQRCEQGRRVVIVAGAPPGIPGSTNALRVHKMGDAINRVVAAYDPDELPPPVS, translated from the coding sequence GTGCGTAGAGCCAAGATCGTCTGCACCCTCGGTCCAGCCACCGACACCGCCGAACGCATCCTCGAGCTGGCGATCGCCGGCATGGATGTCGCTCGGCTCAACATGAGTCACGGCGAGCAGAGTGAGCAGCTCAAGCGACTCACCCGCGTCCGCCAGGCAGCGGAGGCGACCGGCAAGGCCATCGCGGTGCTGGCCGACCTGCAGGGCCCCAAGATCCGGCTCGGCCGGTTCACCGACGGACCCCATGAGCTCAACTTCGGGGACGAGTTCACCATCACCACGCGTGACGTCCAGGGCGACCGCGCGGTCTGCTCGACGACCTACTCCGGCCTGCCCGGCGACGTCCAGGCCGGCGACGAGATCCTCATCGACGACGGCAAGGTGCGTCTGCGCGCCGTCCAGGTGACCGACACCGACGTCGTGACGACCGTCGAGGTCCCCGGCGCGGTCAGCAACAACAAGGGCATCAACCTGCCCGGCGTCAACGTCAGCGTCCCCGCCATGAGCGAGAAGGACATCGACGACCTGCGCTGGGCGCTGCGTGCCGACGTCGACTTCATCGCGCTGTCGTTCGTGCGCAACGCCGCGGACGCCGACGAGGTCCGCGCGATCATGGACGAGGAGGGCATCCACCGCCCGATCATCGCCAAGATCGAGAAGCCGCAGGCGGTCGACAACCTCGACGAGATCGTCGACGCGTTCGACGGGTTCATGGTCGCCCGCGGCGACCTGGGCGTCGAGCTGCCGCTCGAGGACGTGCCGATCGTGCAGAAGCTCATCATCGAGAAGGCGCGCCGCAACGCCAAGCCGGTGATCGTGGCCACCCAGATGCTCGAGTCGATGATCTCGGCGCCGCGACCCACGCGCGCCGAGGCCAGCGACGTCGCCAACGCCGTGCTCGACGGCGCCGACGCGGTCATGCTCTCGGGCGAGACCAGCGTCGGTCGCTTCCCGATCCAGACGGTGCGGATCATGTCGCGGATCGTCGCGTCGACCGAGGACCACGGTCTGCCCCGCATGGCCTCCTTCACGTGGGAGCCCAAGACCACGACGGGCATCATCTGCCGGGCGGCCTCGCAGGTCGCCGAGTCGGTCGAGGCCGAGCTGATGATCGCCTTCACCACGACGGGCGACTCCGCCCGCCGGATGGCTCGCTACCGCTCCTCGATCCCGGTGCTGGCGTTCACGCCGGACGTGCTCGTGCGCAACCAGCTGGCGATCACGTGGGGCGTCGAGACCTTCCTGACGCCGCAGATCAGCCACACCGACCAGATCGCGCTCCAGGTCGACCGCGAGCTGCTCGGCCAGCAGCGATGCGAGCAGGGCCGCCGCGTGGTCATCGTGGCCGGTGCCCCTCCGGGAATCCCCGGCTCGACCAACGCGCTGCGCGTGCACAAGATGGGCGACGCGATCAACCGAGTCGTCGCGGCCTACGATCCCGACGAACTGCCGCCGCCGGTCAGCTGA
- a CDS encoding ABC transporter substrate-binding protein yields MKRSTTTLRLAALASASALVLAACGGGDDSSDDKEKEVAKGDGEFVVGSLLPQTGSLAFLGPPEFAGVDLAVKEINEAGGVLGKDARHVKGDSGDADSGIAPTETDKLIKGGSDVIVGAASSGVSMTVIDKILAAGVVQYSPANTSTDFDSGKYGEPDLYFRTAPSDILQGAVMANLLVEDGRQNVAILARQDSYGETLAQEVKKGLEAAGSKVAVTSFYGEKAPSYDAQVDDVAAAKPDAVVLIAFDETKKIVPQLVGKGVGPQDVATYFVDGNVADYSGESFAPQLKGVKGTVPGAEAAGDFKQRLLDIDPKLKDYSYAAESYDAVVTSALAAIAAKNDSGEAIASELVEVTKGGEKCTTFKQCADLLADGKDIDYDGVSGPIEMGETGSPTSASIGIYQYDGKGTYDSVKYIAGDI; encoded by the coding sequence ATGAAGCGCTCCACCACGACGCTCCGTCTGGCCGCCCTGGCCAGCGCCAGCGCACTCGTCCTCGCCGCCTGCGGCGGCGGCGACGACAGCTCTGACGACAAAGAAAAGGAAGTTGCGAAGGGCGACGGCGAGTTCGTCGTCGGCTCGCTGCTCCCGCAGACCGGCAGCCTCGCCTTCCTCGGCCCGCCGGAGTTCGCCGGCGTGGACCTCGCCGTCAAGGAGATCAACGAGGCCGGCGGTGTGCTGGGCAAGGATGCCCGCCACGTCAAGGGCGACTCGGGCGACGCGGACTCGGGCATCGCGCCCACCGAGACCGACAAGCTGATCAAGGGCGGCTCCGACGTCATCGTCGGTGCTGCCTCGTCGGGCGTCTCGATGACCGTCATCGACAAGATCCTGGCCGCCGGCGTCGTGCAGTACTCGCCGGCCAACACGTCGACCGACTTCGACAGCGGCAAGTACGGCGAGCCCGACCTGTACTTCCGCACGGCTCCGTCCGACATCCTGCAGGGCGCTGTCATGGCGAACCTGCTGGTCGAGGACGGCCGCCAGAACGTGGCGATCCTGGCCCGCCAGGACTCGTACGGCGAGACGCTGGCCCAGGAGGTCAAGAAGGGCCTCGAGGCTGCCGGCTCCAAGGTCGCCGTCACGTCGTTCTACGGCGAGAAGGCCCCCTCGTACGATGCGCAGGTCGACGACGTCGCCGCGGCCAAGCCCGACGCCGTCGTGCTGATCGCGTTCGACGAGACCAAGAAGATCGTCCCGCAGCTCGTGGGCAAGGGTGTCGGCCCGCAGGACGTCGCGACGTACTTCGTCGACGGCAACGTCGCCGACTACTCGGGCGAGTCGTTCGCTCCGCAGCTCAAGGGCGTCAAGGGCACGGTCCCCGGCGCCGAGGCGGCCGGCGACTTCAAGCAGCGCCTGCTGGACATCGACCCGAAGCTGAAGGACTACTCCTACGCGGCCGAGTCCTACGATGCGGTCGTCACGTCGGCCCTGGCTGCCATCGCGGCCAAGAACGACTCGGGCGAGGCCATCGCCTCCGAGCTGGTCGAGGTCACCAAGGGTGGCGAGAAGTGCACGACGTTCAAGCAGTGCGCTGATCTGCTGGCCGACGGCAAGGACATCGACTACGACGGTGTCTCCGGTCCGATCGAGATGGGTGAGACGGGCAGCCCGACGTCCGCCTCCATCGGCATCTACCAGTACGACGGCAAGGGCACGTACGACTCCGTCAAGTACATCGCCGGTGACATCTGA
- a CDS encoding ABC transporter ATP-binding protein produces MSDAIPTPQTPESERRKHLEGADGAVVRADNLIAGYLPGVNILNGADLYCQPGELVGIIGPNGAGKSTLLKALFGLVKIHSGTVLLKGDEITNQRADVLVSRGIGFVPQTNNVFPSLTIEENLEMGCYQAPSKFKDRFAFVTDLFPTLGQRAKQRAGSLSGGERQMVAMGRALMMDPSVLLLDEPSAGLSPVMQDEVFVQTRKINQAGVSIIMVEQNASRCLQICDRAYVLDQGTTAYSGTGRELANDPKVIELYLGTLGKQAG; encoded by the coding sequence ATGAGCGACGCGATCCCCACTCCGCAGACGCCCGAGTCCGAGCGTCGCAAGCACCTCGAGGGCGCCGACGGCGCCGTCGTGCGCGCCGACAACCTCATCGCCGGCTACCTGCCGGGCGTGAACATCCTCAACGGCGCCGACCTGTACTGCCAGCCCGGCGAGCTGGTCGGCATCATCGGCCCGAACGGCGCCGGCAAGTCGACGCTGCTCAAGGCCCTGTTCGGCCTGGTCAAGATCCACTCGGGCACCGTGCTGCTGAAGGGTGACGAGATCACCAATCAGCGTGCCGACGTCCTGGTCAGCCGGGGCATCGGCTTCGTCCCCCAGACGAACAACGTGTTCCCGAGCCTGACGATCGAGGAGAACCTCGAGATGGGCTGCTACCAGGCCCCCTCGAAGTTCAAGGACCGCTTCGCCTTCGTGACCGATCTGTTCCCGACGCTGGGCCAGCGCGCCAAGCAGCGGGCCGGATCGCTGTCGGGCGGCGAGCGCCAGATGGTCGCGATGGGCCGCGCCCTGATGATGGACCCGTCCGTGCTGCTGCTCGACGAGCCGTCCGCGGGCCTCTCCCCCGTCATGCAGGACGAGGTCTTCGTCCAGACCCGCAAGATCAACCAGGCCGGCGTCTCGATCATCATGGTCGAGCAGAACGCCAGTCGCTGCCTGCAGATCTGCGACCGCGCCTACGTCCTCGACCAGGGCACCACCGCCTACAGCGGCACGGGCCGTGAGCTGGCGAACGATCCCAAGGTCATCGAGCTCTACCTCGGCACCCTGGGCAAGCAGGCCGGCTGA